The nucleotide sequence TCTCCGCCTGGGCTTTTGCGGTAATCGGGGTAGGCGCGCTGGGTAGCATTGCTGGCGGCATGCTAAGCCGGCACGTGGGTTCGGCGCGCGTAGCCTGGGTTGCGCTTGGCACCTCGGGACTCATGTGTGCACTGTATCCGATGCTCGATCATGCGCCTGCAGCGCTGGTTCTGGCGCTTCTTCTTCTGTGGGGTATCGCGGTGATTGCCGATTCGCCACAATTCTCGGCCATGTCGGTACAGGCTTGCCCGCCGCAACTGCTGGGTAGCGCGCTCACCATCCAGAACTGCCTGGGCTTCGCACTCACGACCGTATCGATCCCGATCGCCACCGGTTCCTTTCCGGCACTAGGGTCGCATGTGGCATGGATCATGCTGCCGGGGCCGATATTCGGACTAATTGGCATGCGCCGGCTGCGTAGGAACCGGCAGGAACCACGTTAAGGACTGAACCCTCCGTCAGCGTCGACTACGACCGCCACTGAGGTAGGACGCTCTGTCGGAACCAAGAAACACGACGAGATCTGCCATCTCACCCGCGGATGCGGCACGGCCGAAAGGCAGGTGTTGCAGCATTTCCTGCCAGCGCAATTCGCGCTCCGAACTTCGAGGACAACACCGTACCCACGGTGCCGAGTTGGCGTACCAGGGCGGCCCGCTCGGGCTGACCCTCGGCCTGCTGTTTCGCTGGCTCATCGGGTTGTCGATGGGCCATGCAGTCTGGGCTCGACTTGGTACTGCTGCAAATAGTCGCGAATCATCTGGCGAACAACTTGAGATGGGGTCTGATCCTGGGCGGCACAGAGCGCCTTGAAGGCCCTCTTCTTCGCCGGGTCGATCAATACGGTCAGGCGAGCGGTCTTGCGAGGCCAATCTGAAATTCTTGGCCGAGGCGGCCAGCGACAGTACGCCCCAGGTGTTGGAAACCCAGCACGCGCTGTCACCGCATTTCGACGCACTGGCCACCCAAAGCTTCATGTCGCGCAAGGATCCCGACAAGCTCGTGCTGGGTTACACCCGGACGATGATGGGCTTCCTGCTGTTGCACCCGACTCCTACCAGAATCTCGATGATGCGCTTGGGTGGCGGTTCACTTGCCAAATACTGCTACCGGCATCTACCCAACACCAAGGTTGTAGCAATTGAAATCAATCCGGCGGTCATCGCCTTGCGCAAGCAGTTCCAAATCCCTCCGGACGATGAACGACTCAAGGTGGTTTGCGCCGATGGCGCCGAATATGTCGCGAACCAGAATGCGCGCAGCATTTGATTTTCAAAATTCGAAAAATATTTCTTATTTTAGATAAAAGCGATTGAATTATTTTAAATAATGCTTATACTTTTTCTCCAGCGACTCTATTAACTATCGCATGTTTTGAGGCATCTTCTAGGTGTATTGTCGTGAAGAAAAAATTTATTAAAATAGAAATATTAATTACTTATTGACTGACTCGGCATACTCGTCCCGCAGCTTGCGCTTGAGAACCTTGCCCGAGACGTTCTTGGGCAATTCCGTGCGGAAGACCACCTGCTTGGGCAGCTTGTAGCCAGCGAGCAGTTCGCGGGCGCGGGCGATCACCTGGCCGGCATCAAGCTGGACGCCCGGCCGGAGTACCACAAAGGCCGTGACCGCCTCGCCCCATTTGTTGTCAGGGATGCCGACGACGGCCACCTCCAGAATCTCATTGACCGCCTTTTGCAGGGCCAGTTCGACTTCCAGTGAGTAAACATTCTCACCGCCGGACTTGATCATGTCCTTTTTTCTGTCGACAAAATAAAGCAGATTGTCCTTGTCGAAATACCCCAGGTCGCCTGTATGCAGCCAGCCGTTCTTCAGCACTTGCTCATTGGCCTCGGGGCGCTTGAAATATCCCTTGAAGACATTCGGGCCGCGTACGATGATTTCTCCGATTTCCCCAGTGGGCAGCGGGGTGTCGCTGTCATCGACGATTCTTACGTCGTTGTACCAGACGGGCTGCCCCAGCGTGTTGGGCTTGGAGATCATGTGGATCGTGTATTCGCTCACGGTGACGGCCGGCGCGGCCTCCGTCAGTCCATAAATGAAATGCACGCTGTCCAGCCCCATTTCCTCGATGGCTTGGACAATCATTTCTGGCGTGTATTTGGCGGCTGCCGATATGAGCCGGCGAAGCGAGTTGAGATCGTATTTCTTGCGGGCCGTGGATGACAAAAGCTGGATCAATGGTGTGACCAGGATGTAGGCCAGGGTCACCCGGTGCTTTTCGATGAGCCGGCAGGCTTCTTCCGGATCCCACTGCTCCATGATGACCATGGGCAGGCCGCGCGCGAGAAAGGTGGTGGTCTGCGTGTGCAGCCCGCTGACGTGGCTCATGGGCATGGACAGCAAGAAGCAGTCGTTCTGATACGGCGGCACGTAGGTCAGCGAGGAAATCGAATCCCAGCAGACATTGGAGTGCGTCAGCACGGCCCCCTTGGGCAGTCCGGTCGTGCCGGACGTGTACATGATGATCGCGTCATCGCTGCCTTTTACCTCGACCTGTGGCTCATCCCTGGGGGCCTTCGATAACAATTCCTCGTAACGGAGCGCGTTTTTTATTTTTACCGCCCCGTTGTAGACGATGAGTTGAACGCCTTCGAGTTCATCGACGAATTGCGCGGCCAGGTCTTGGAGAGAGGAGTCGATAAGCAGCGCCTTGTTTTCGGCATCCTTGATGATGAATTGCAACTCCTGCGGGGCCAGGCGCCAGTTCAGCGGGCCGAAAACCGTTCCTATCTTGGCAGATGCGTGGCACATCTCCAGATATTTGATCGAATTCTTCCCCAATACGGCGAAATGCTCGCCCTTGGAAAGGCCCAGTTTTGCCAGCGCGTTGGCGCACCGGTTCACCCGGGCGTTGTATTCGGAAAAACTGACCCGCTCTTCGCCAAAAATCATGGCGGTTCGGTGCGGATATTGCTCGGCGGAGC is from Cupriavidus sp. P-10 and encodes:
- a CDS encoding ribbon-helix-helix protein, CopG family, which produces MSDWPRKTARLTVLIDPAKKRAFKALCAAQDQTPSQVVRQMIRDYLQQYQVEPRLHGPSTTR
- a CDS encoding long-chain-fatty-acid--CoA ligase translates to MIDGLTMGSIVRRSAEQYPHRTAMIFGEERVSFSEYNARVNRCANALAKLGLSKGEHFAVLGKNSIKYLEMCHASAKIGTVFGPLNWRLAPQELQFIIKDAENKALLIDSSLQDLAAQFVDELEGVQLIVYNGAVKIKNALRYEELLSKAPRDEPQVEVKGSDDAIIMYTSGTTGLPKGAVLTHSNVCWDSISSLTYVPPYQNDCFLLSMPMSHVSGLHTQTTTFLARGLPMVIMEQWDPEEACRLIEKHRVTLAYILVTPLIQLLSSTARKKYDLNSLRRLISAAAKYTPEMIVQAIEEMGLDSVHFIYGLTEAAPAVTVSEYTIHMISKPNTLGQPVWYNDVRIVDDSDTPLPTGEIGEIIVRGPNVFKGYFKRPEANEQVLKNGWLHTGDLGYFDKDNLLYFVDRKKDMIKSGGENVYSLEVELALQKAVNEILEVAVVGIPDNKWGEAVTAFVVLRPGVQLDAGQVIARARELLAGYKLPKQVVFRTELPKNVSGKVLKRKLRDEYAESVNK